The proteins below come from a single Salinilacihabitans rarus genomic window:
- a CDS encoding HTH domain-containing protein: MYERTPSPKTVELWLRSFAPAAAGPNHERALAHLERLESRPEVTRVDVGVWGAEVEWTPRTERISQLRTIRSRLEAFDAWADRTDRSLEPFFRERHVESTITGESYDVRRLPTLAVAEYRGGELVHVAPSRDGEAVVDALDRLDALARGEADDPVLAYGHEPGGRDDSDPDAGERLEPASPR, from the coding sequence GTGTACGAACGAACTCCCTCCCCGAAGACGGTCGAACTCTGGCTGCGGTCGTTCGCGCCCGCCGCGGCGGGCCCGAACCACGAGCGAGCGCTCGCGCACCTCGAGCGACTGGAGTCCCGTCCGGAGGTCACGCGGGTCGACGTCGGGGTCTGGGGGGCGGAGGTCGAGTGGACGCCGCGGACCGAGCGCATCTCCCAGTTGCGGACCATCCGGTCGCGTCTGGAGGCGTTCGACGCGTGGGCCGACCGGACCGACAGGAGCCTCGAACCGTTCTTCCGGGAGCGCCACGTCGAGTCGACGATCACGGGCGAGTCCTACGACGTCCGCCGGCTACCGACGCTGGCGGTCGCCGAGTACCGCGGCGGGGAACTGGTCCACGTCGCCCCCTCGCGCGACGGGGAGGCGGTGGTCGACGCGCTCGACCGCCTCGACGCGCTCGCGCGGGGCGAGGCCGACGACCCCGTCCTCGCGTACGGCCACGAACCCGGCGGCCGGGACGACTCCGATCCGGACGCCGGCGAGCGACTCGAACCCGCCTCGCCGCGCTAG
- a CDS encoding helix-hairpin-helix domain-containing protein, which translates to MRVAVTVDDREPAAVREAVRSHPDVIEVGVERLSAGDLAIDSVGFERKTLRDYVNGVMGRSGPDLREQAERMAAGYDHAYVLLEADFRSVESMRTGISPAAIYGSMASITARQGTPVVPCTDRRRLVDYAIRLGRKHAEDPSTRPPPVSSVPARYEPTAKRMYACIEGIGPELADALYEAFPTVAELVAANRAELTAVEGIGETRARAIQTALRDRPIDAD; encoded by the coding sequence ATGCGCGTCGCCGTCACCGTCGACGACCGCGAACCCGCCGCCGTCCGCGAGGCCGTCCGCTCTCACCCGGACGTGATCGAGGTGGGCGTCGAGCGCCTGTCGGCGGGCGACCTCGCCATCGACTCGGTGGGCTTCGAGCGCAAGACCCTGCGCGACTACGTCAACGGGGTGATGGGACGCTCCGGGCCGGACCTCCGGGAGCAGGCCGAGCGGATGGCCGCCGGCTACGACCACGCCTACGTCCTGCTCGAAGCGGACTTCCGGTCGGTCGAGTCGATGCGGACGGGCATCTCGCCCGCGGCCATCTACGGCTCGATGGCGTCGATCACCGCCCGACAGGGGACGCCGGTCGTCCCCTGTACCGACCGGCGGCGACTCGTCGACTACGCGATCCGTCTCGGCCGAAAGCACGCCGAGGACCCCTCGACGCGGCCGCCCCCGGTGAGTTCGGTGCCGGCGCGGTACGAGCCGACGGCCAAGCGGATGTACGCCTGCATCGAGGGGATCGGCCCGGAACTCGCCGACGCGCTCTACGAGGCGTTCCCCACCGTGGCCGAACTCGTCGCCGCGAACCGCGCGGAACTCACGGCCGTGGAGGGCATCGGCGAGACGCGGGCCCGGGCGATCCAGACGGCGCTGCGGGACCGGCCCATCGACGCGGACTGA
- a CDS encoding class I SAM-dependent methyltransferase — protein MAPSDDSAAAAADPVSHPAFAALYDRCMPDRFLVAPHREYLAADLSGRVLDLGAGDGATFPYVAEASDAATIEYHAVEPDPNMRRRAAETARETDLDVHLRDARGESLPYADDAFDAVLSGLVFCTIADPDAALDEVARVLQPDGEFRFLEHVRADGWRASGQELLNPVWKRAAGGCNLTRETVARFVGHDAFAVEEVERVALGIFPASPMHRGRLRRTRDAVGSR, from the coding sequence ATGGCTCCCTCGGACGACTCGGCCGCGGCGGCCGCCGATCCGGTCTCCCACCCGGCGTTCGCCGCGCTCTACGACCGCTGTATGCCCGACCGGTTCCTGGTCGCGCCCCACCGGGAGTACCTCGCGGCCGACCTCTCCGGGCGCGTCCTCGACCTCGGGGCGGGCGACGGCGCGACGTTCCCCTACGTCGCCGAGGCCAGCGACGCGGCCACGATCGAGTACCACGCCGTCGAACCCGACCCGAACATGCGCCGGCGCGCCGCGGAGACGGCCCGGGAGACGGACCTCGACGTCCACCTGCGCGACGCCCGCGGGGAGTCGCTGCCGTACGCCGACGACGCCTTCGACGCCGTGCTCTCGGGGCTGGTCTTCTGTACGATCGCCGACCCCGACGCGGCCCTCGACGAGGTCGCCCGCGTGCTGCAACCCGACGGCGAGTTTCGCTTCCTCGAACACGTCCGCGCCGACGGCTGGCGCGCGTCCGGTCAGGAACTGCTGAACCCGGTCTGGAAGCGCGCCGCGGGTGGCTGTAACCTGACCCGCGAGACGGTCGCGCGCTTCGTCGGCCACGACGCGTTCGCCGTCGAGGAGGTCGAGCGCGTGGCCCTCGGGATCTTCCCCGCGTCGCCGATGCACCGAGGTCGCCTCCGGCGGACCCGCGACGCCGTCGGATCGCGGTGA
- a CDS encoding redox-regulated ATPase YchF, with translation MSRSYRIGLVGKPSVGKSSFFNAATMNDVPEGAYPFTTIDPSVGEAYVRVDCAAPEFDEQCTPSVGFCDGGTRFVPVKLVDVAGLIPGAHEGKGLGNQFLTDLNETDVLVHVVDFSGTTDAEGEPTEGHDPREDVAFLETELDQWYLDVLEKGIERYASGYTTEDDAIEAELAEQMSAFKTTEDEIKRLIRRVGIGFDPEEWDDEDKLALAREIRTATKPVVIAANKMDTPEAQANYEAITNDPDYDHLTIVPCSAHAEQALKSADKAGVVDYRPGDADFEITGDVSNEQEAGLERIRDFLVDYGATGVQAALETALFDVLGVTPVFPGGANGLGNERGEVLPDCYLLPPASTAEEFAYSLHSDIGDGFLHAIDCRSNRQLGKGYEVKPRDVIEVVTTN, from the coding sequence ATGAGCAGGAGTTACCGGATCGGACTCGTCGGCAAACCCTCCGTCGGCAAGTCCTCGTTTTTCAACGCCGCGACGATGAACGACGTGCCCGAGGGGGCCTATCCGTTCACGACCATCGACCCCAGCGTCGGCGAGGCCTACGTCCGCGTCGACTGTGCCGCCCCCGAGTTCGACGAGCAGTGTACCCCCAGCGTCGGCTTCTGCGACGGCGGGACGCGGTTCGTCCCCGTCAAACTCGTCGACGTCGCGGGGCTGATTCCCGGCGCCCACGAGGGGAAGGGACTGGGCAACCAGTTCCTCACGGACTTGAACGAGACCGACGTCCTCGTCCACGTCGTCGACTTCTCCGGGACGACGGACGCGGAGGGCGAACCCACCGAGGGCCACGACCCTCGCGAGGACGTCGCCTTCCTCGAAACCGAACTCGACCAGTGGTACCTCGACGTTCTGGAGAAGGGGATCGAACGGTACGCGTCGGGGTACACCACCGAGGACGACGCCATCGAGGCGGAACTGGCCGAGCAGATGAGCGCGTTCAAGACGACCGAGGACGAGATCAAGCGGCTGATCCGTCGGGTCGGGATCGGCTTCGACCCCGAGGAGTGGGACGACGAGGACAAACTCGCGCTCGCCCGCGAGATCCGCACGGCGACCAAGCCGGTGGTGATCGCGGCGAACAAGATGGACACGCCCGAGGCGCAGGCGAACTACGAGGCGATCACGAACGATCCCGACTACGACCACCTGACGATCGTTCCCTGCAGCGCCCACGCCGAGCAGGCGCTGAAGTCAGCGGACAAGGCGGGCGTCGTCGACTACCGGCCCGGCGACGCCGACTTCGAGATCACCGGCGACGTCTCGAACGAGCAGGAGGCGGGCCTCGAACGGATTCGCGACTTCCTCGTCGACTACGGCGCGACGGGCGTTCAGGCGGCGCTCGAAACCGCGCTGTTCGACGTACTGGGCGTGACGCCGGTGTTCCCGGGCGGCGCGAACGGTCTCGGCAACGAGCGCGGCGAGGTGCTGCCCGACTGTTACCTGCTGCCGCCGGCGTCGACGGCCGAGGAGTTCGCCTACAGCCTCCACTCGGACATCGGCGACGGCTTCCTCCACGCGATCGACTGCCGCTCGAACCGCCAACTGGGCAAGGGGTACGAGGTCAAGCCCCGGGACGTGATCGAGGTCGTCACGACGAACTGA
- the msrB gene encoding peptide-methionine (R)-S-oxide reductase MsrB encodes MSQEPENLPDSDSEWRDRLSEEEYRILREAGTEPPFSGEYVEHDEDGVYRCVGCGTVLFDSETKYESHCGWPSFYDVDDDRIETRLDTSHGMRRTEVLCANCGGHLGHVFEDGPQPTGERYCINSVALEFDDE; translated from the coding sequence ATGAGTCAGGAACCCGAAAATCTCCCCGACAGCGACAGCGAGTGGCGCGACCGACTCTCCGAGGAGGAGTACCGAATCCTCCGCGAGGCGGGAACCGAACCGCCGTTCAGCGGCGAGTACGTCGAGCACGACGAGGACGGCGTCTACCGGTGTGTCGGCTGTGGGACGGTCCTGTTCGACTCGGAGACGAAGTACGAGTCCCACTGTGGCTGGCCGAGTTTCTACGACGTCGACGACGACCGGATCGAGACCCGCCTCGACACGAGCCACGGGATGCGCCGGACCGAGGTGCTGTGTGCCAACTGCGGCGGCCACCTCGGCCACGTCTTCGAGGACGGCCCCCAGCCGACCGGCGAGCGCTACTGTATCAACTCCGTCGCGCTGGAGTTCGACGACGAGTAA
- a CDS encoding zinc ribbon-containing protein: protein MSGESATVGRSRCLNCGFEAPSGDDAWLRLDVPGLGRMTQCPECNSTNIITGR, encoded by the coding sequence ATGAGCGGAGAATCCGCAACCGTCGGACGGTCACGGTGTCTGAACTGCGGCTTCGAAGCGCCGAGTGGCGACGACGCGTGGCTCCGCCTCGACGTGCCGGGGCTCGGCCGGATGACCCAGTGCCCGGAGTGTAACAGCACGAACATCATCACGGGCCGTTAA
- a CDS encoding phosphoribosyltransferase yields MFDDRTDAGERLAAELDRRGLDADVVLGIPRGALPVARPVADALDADLDVVVARKLGAPGNPELALGAVASDGAVWYNDALVRRLGVTEEYLEEVRAEEAGNARRKADRYRETEGLPEFSGKRVVVVDDGVATGATAIACLRQVRDADAERVTLAVPVGSPDSLADLESEADEVVALLEPADFRAVGQYYRTFGQVSDEEAMAYLDRDRSTS; encoded by the coding sequence ATGTTCGACGACCGAACCGACGCCGGCGAACGGCTCGCCGCGGAACTCGACCGACGCGGCCTCGACGCCGACGTCGTCCTCGGCATCCCGCGGGGGGCACTGCCCGTCGCCCGGCCGGTCGCGGACGCGCTCGACGCCGACCTCGACGTGGTCGTCGCGCGGAAACTGGGCGCGCCCGGCAACCCCGAACTCGCGCTGGGCGCGGTCGCGAGCGACGGCGCCGTCTGGTACAACGACGCCCTCGTCCGACGGCTGGGCGTCACCGAGGAGTACCTCGAAGAAGTGCGGGCCGAGGAGGCCGGGAACGCCCGCCGGAAGGCCGACCGATACCGAGAGACCGAGGGACTGCCGGAGTTCTCCGGGAAGCGCGTCGTCGTCGTCGACGACGGCGTCGCCACGGGCGCGACCGCCATCGCCTGTCTGCGGCAGGTCCGCGACGCGGACGCCGAGCGGGTGACCCTCGCGGTCCCCGTCGGCTCGCCGGACTCGCTCGCCGACCTCGAGTCCGAGGCCGACGAGGTGGTCGCGCTGCTCGAACCCGCGGACTTCCGGGCGGTCGGTCAGTACTACCGGACGTTCGGACAGGTCAGCGACGAGGAGGCGATGGCGTACCTCGACCGCGACCGGTCGACCTCCTGA
- a CDS encoding TIGR00300 family protein yields the protein MTARRTVELEGHIIDSGTMARCFGAVMDLGGEFDVEAFEVGRHTHEESYCRMTVSADDEDTLREILHELNQNGATVAGPEDATLEPAPDDRVVPVDFYSTTNHPTDVRVDGEWLPVEDVEMDCALVVEEDGGETRVRTRVLNAVEEGDLVVVGDTGIRVQPPERPRGKGGAFGFMQGGVSSERPSASLIAEIADEMREVRERGGNVLAVCGPAIVHSGGREALADLVRAGYVDALSAGNGFAVHDVERDLYGTSLGVDTETLEHPRKGHKHHIYTISEIVRAGGIEAAVADGRVESGVMYECVENDVDYVLAGSIRDDGPLPDTITDAIEAQDAIREQAHEADLVLMLSTLLHSVAVGNCLPSTTKTVCVDINPATVTQLLDRGSAHAIGMVTDIGAFLPLLADELLD from the coding sequence ATGACTGCACGACGCACGGTCGAACTCGAGGGGCACATCATCGATTCGGGGACGATGGCGCGGTGTTTCGGCGCCGTCATGGACCTCGGCGGCGAGTTCGACGTCGAGGCGTTCGAGGTCGGCCGCCACACCCACGAGGAGTCGTACTGCCGGATGACGGTCTCCGCGGACGACGAGGACACCCTCCGCGAGATCCTCCACGAACTGAACCAGAACGGCGCGACCGTCGCCGGCCCCGAGGACGCGACGCTCGAACCGGCGCCCGACGACCGGGTCGTCCCCGTCGACTTCTACTCGACGACCAACCACCCGACCGACGTGCGCGTCGACGGCGAGTGGCTCCCCGTCGAGGACGTCGAGATGGACTGCGCGCTCGTCGTCGAGGAGGACGGCGGCGAGACGCGAGTGCGGACGCGGGTGCTCAACGCCGTCGAGGAGGGCGACCTCGTCGTGGTCGGCGACACCGGCATCCGGGTCCAGCCCCCGGAGCGCCCCCGGGGGAAAGGCGGCGCCTTCGGCTTCATGCAGGGGGGCGTTTCGAGCGAGCGGCCGTCGGCGTCGCTGATCGCCGAAATCGCCGACGAGATGCGCGAGGTCCGCGAGCGCGGCGGGAACGTACTCGCCGTCTGCGGGCCGGCGATCGTCCACTCCGGCGGCCGGGAGGCGCTCGCAGACCTCGTGCGCGCGGGCTACGTCGACGCGCTCTCCGCCGGCAACGGCTTCGCCGTCCACGACGTAGAGCGTGACCTCTACGGCACCTCGCTTGGGGTGGACACCGAGACGCTCGAACACCCCCGGAAGGGCCACAAACACCACATCTACACGATCAGCGAGATCGTTCGCGCCGGCGGCATCGAGGCGGCCGTCGCGGACGGTCGCGTCGAGAGCGGCGTCATGTACGAGTGCGTCGAGAACGACGTCGACTACGTGCTGGCGGGGTCGATCCGCGACGACGGCCCCCTGCCCGACACGATCACCGACGCGATCGAAGCCCAGGACGCCATCCGCGAGCAGGCCCACGAGGCCGACCTCGTGTTGATGCTCTCGACGCTGTTGCACTCGGTCGCGGTCGGCAACTGCCTCCCCTCGACCACGAAGACAGTCTGCGTCGACATCAACCCGGCCACCGTCACCCAGTTGCTCGACCGCGGCAGCGCCCACGCCATCGGGATGGTCACCGACATCGGCGCCTTCCTGCCGCTGCTCGCCGACGAGTTGCTGGACTGA
- a CDS encoding FAD-binding oxidoreductase, which translates to MTESADHPGAAARSRLPAAAVDGLCDRLRGEVILPVDAAYDERRRVWNGTIDRYPALIAACRGTADVVDAVAFAREHDLPLSVRGGGHNVSGSAVFDGGLVVDLSAMRGVRVDPRARTARVEGGAELGDVDRETQLFGLATPLGVVSETGVAGLTLNGGVGHLRRAHGLACDALRSVDVVTADGAVVTASAEEHADLFWAVRGGGGNFGAVTSFEYDLHPVGPEVYGLFAWFPGAVATDALRRFREYAATASTEASVLAFTATVPDLEEFPADARGESAIVFLGCHLGDPETAEAEFEPFRTVAAPIADASGPTPYVDLQSLLDEDYPDGLRYYWKSVYVDDLTDDLIEAVVRLGAESPSDLSTVDIWHLGGAVADVPADATAFAHRDRPYMLTLEANWEAPADDDANVAWAREGVAEVRDLPGVSGGYGNFPGFDEDPAKAIFGENYERLRAVKREYDPTNLFRPNGNVPPAAE; encoded by the coding sequence ATGACAGAGAGTGCCGACCATCCGGGAGCGGCGGCGCGTTCGAGGCTACCCGCGGCCGCGGTCGACGGGCTTTGCGACCGACTCCGCGGCGAGGTGATCCTGCCCGTCGACGCCGCGTACGACGAGCGCAGACGAGTCTGGAACGGGACGATCGACCGCTACCCGGCGCTGATCGCCGCGTGTCGGGGGACCGCCGACGTCGTCGACGCGGTGGCGTTCGCCCGCGAGCACGACCTGCCGCTGTCGGTCCGGGGCGGCGGGCACAACGTCTCGGGGAGCGCGGTTTTCGACGGCGGACTGGTCGTCGACCTCTCGGCGATGCGCGGCGTCCGCGTCGATCCCCGGGCGCGGACGGCCCGCGTCGAGGGCGGCGCGGAACTGGGCGACGTCGACCGGGAGACCCAACTGTTCGGCCTCGCGACCCCGCTCGGGGTCGTCTCGGAGACCGGCGTCGCGGGGCTGACGCTCAACGGCGGCGTCGGCCACCTCCGTCGAGCGCACGGGCTGGCGTGTGACGCCCTCCGATCGGTCGACGTCGTCACCGCCGACGGCGCGGTCGTCACCGCGAGCGCCGAGGAGCACGCGGATCTCTTCTGGGCGGTCCGCGGAGGCGGCGGTAACTTCGGCGCCGTCACCTCCTTCGAGTACGACCTCCACCCGGTCGGCCCGGAGGTGTACGGGCTGTTCGCGTGGTTCCCCGGGGCGGTCGCGACGGACGCCCTCCGGCGGTTCCGCGAGTACGCGGCGACCGCCTCGACCGAGGCGAGCGTCCTCGCGTTCACGGCGACGGTGCCCGACCTCGAGGAGTTCCCGGCCGACGCGCGCGGCGAGTCGGCGATCGTCTTCCTCGGTTGCCACCTCGGCGACCCGGAGACCGCCGAGGCGGAGTTCGAGCCCTTCCGGACGGTCGCGGCGCCGATCGCCGACGCCAGCGGGCCGACGCCGTACGTCGACCTCCAGTCGCTGCTCGACGAGGACTACCCCGACGGACTGCGCTACTACTGGAAGTCCGTCTACGTGGACGACCTCACCGACGACCTGATCGAGGCGGTCGTCCGCCTCGGGGCGGAGTCGCCCTCGGACCTCTCGACGGTCGACATCTGGCACCTCGGGGGCGCCGTCGCCGACGTCCCCGCGGACGCGACCGCGTTCGCCCACCGCGACCGGCCGTACATGCTCACGCTCGAGGCGAACTGGGAGGCACCCGCGGACGACGACGCGAACGTCGCCTGGGCCCGCGAGGGCGTCGCCGAGGTGCGCGACCTGCCGGGCGTCTCCGGCGGCTACGGCAACTTCCCGGGGTTCGACGAGGACCCCGCGAAGGCGATCTTCGGCGAGAACTACGAGCGCCTGCGCGCGGTGAAACGCGAGTACGACCCGACGAACCTGTTCCGGCCCAACGGGAACGTCCCGCCCGCGGCGGAGTGA
- a CDS encoding metallophosphoesterase family protein: MLVLGDAHASDPDGRAALLDAYRETDPDAALQVGDLQHYDLPAPTWFVAGNNEDLDVIEAMRRGERPPGVENAHLLASTAAEVAGLRVAGLSGNYAPTKYETPRADLAGGRRRHFVREDVERAAALDDVDVLLTHEAPTGLLWYGYDPGCEHVNGLLAALDPDLCLVGHHHRHREGEVGGVRVVSLAPVRERSYELDPATLTLAARGR, encoded by the coding sequence ATGCTCGTCCTCGGCGACGCCCACGCGAGCGACCCCGACGGCCGAGCGGCGCTGCTCGACGCCTACCGCGAAACCGACCCCGACGCGGCGTTGCAGGTCGGCGACCTCCAGCACTACGACCTGCCGGCGCCGACGTGGTTCGTCGCCGGGAACAACGAGGACCTCGACGTGATCGAGGCGATGCGCCGCGGGGAGCGCCCGCCGGGCGTCGAGAACGCCCACCTGCTCGCGAGCACCGCGGCCGAGGTCGCGGGCCTGCGCGTCGCCGGCCTGTCGGGCAACTACGCGCCGACGAAGTACGAGACGCCCCGCGCGGACCTCGCGGGCGGCCGCCGCCGGCACTTCGTCCGCGAGGACGTCGAGCGCGCGGCCGCCCTCGACGACGTCGACGTCCTCCTGACCCACGAGGCGCCGACGGGCCTGCTGTGGTACGGCTACGACCCCGGTTGCGAGCACGTAAACGGCCTCCTCGCCGCCCTCGACCCCGACCTCTGTCTGGTGGGCCACCACCACCGCCACCGCGAGGGCGAGGTCGGGGGCGTCCGGGTCGTCAGCCTCGCGCCGGTCCGCGAGCGCTCCTACGAACTCGACCCGGCGACGCTGACGCTGGCGGCGCGCGGGCGGTGA
- a CDS encoding pyridoxal-phosphate-dependent aminotransferase family protein, giving the protein MTEDRLRMTPGPTEVPAPVRERTADPAPNPDVEPEFVEFYRDLTAKLEAIYGDDDVAVLGGEGILGLEAAVASLVDEGDRVLCLANGLYGEGFADFVELYGGEAVVCDADWTGPLDREAVAAELDDGEFDVATMVHCETPTGTLNDLDPILDLLDEHDVLAVVDAVSSLGGTPVPTEKMDVCLGASQKCFSAPPGLTVLSVSDRAWERVESFETRSFYADLEPWRAAADEGWFPYTHLASNLQGLDAAVDLLLEEGLDSVFARHEAAAERCRERARDLGLSLYPEREELASPTVTALHVEGRAVELQERVRDEHGIVLATGLGDLTDDVLRVGHMGHNARIERVERTMDALEAVLG; this is encoded by the coding sequence ATGACCGAGGACCGCCTGCGGATGACCCCCGGACCGACCGAGGTGCCGGCGCCGGTGCGCGAACGGACGGCCGACCCCGCGCCGAACCCGGACGTCGAACCGGAGTTCGTCGAGTTCTACCGCGACCTGACGGCCAAACTCGAAGCGATCTACGGCGACGACGACGTCGCCGTCCTCGGCGGCGAGGGCATCCTCGGCCTCGAAGCGGCCGTCGCCTCGCTCGTCGACGAGGGCGACCGCGTGCTCTGTCTCGCCAACGGCCTCTACGGCGAGGGGTTCGCCGACTTCGTCGAACTCTACGGCGGCGAGGCGGTCGTCTGTGACGCCGACTGGACCGGCCCGCTCGACCGCGAGGCGGTCGCGGCCGAACTCGACGACGGCGAGTTCGACGTCGCCACGATGGTCCACTGTGAGACCCCCACCGGGACGCTGAACGACCTCGACCCGATCCTCGACCTGCTCGACGAGCACGACGTACTCGCCGTCGTCGACGCCGTCTCCTCGCTCGGCGGGACGCCCGTCCCGACGGAGAAGATGGACGTCTGCCTCGGCGCCAGCCAGAAGTGCTTCAGCGCGCCGCCGGGGCTGACCGTCCTCTCGGTGAGCGACCGGGCGTGGGAGCGAGTCGAGTCGTTCGAGACCCGGTCGTTCTACGCGGACCTCGAACCGTGGCGGGCCGCCGCCGACGAGGGCTGGTTCCCGTACACCCACCTCGCGTCGAACCTGCAGGGGCTGGACGCGGCGGTCGACCTGCTGCTGGAGGAGGGCCTCGATTCGGTCTTCGCGCGCCACGAGGCCGCGGCCGAGCGGTGTCGCGAGCGCGCCCGCGACCTCGGCCTGTCGCTGTACCCCGAGCGCGAGGAACTGGCCTCGCCGACCGTGACGGCGCTGCACGTCGAGGGCCGGGCGGTCGAGTTACAGGAGCGGGTCCGCGACGAGCACGGAATCGTCCTCGCGACGGGGCTTGGCGACCTCACGGACGACGTCCTCCGGGTCGGTCACATGGGACACAACGCCCGGATCGAGCGGGTCGAGCGGACGATGGACGCGCTCGAAGCCGTTCTCGGATAA
- a CDS encoding gamma carbonic anhydrase family protein: MTDRRRYEFEGSRPSIDEDARVSREATLVGDVTVEADASVWPGVVLRGDVAPVRIGRGAHVGDNATLHASSVGERVMCGHGAVLNDAVVDDGALIGFNATLNSGVSVGERCIVASGTVVPDGFEIPPESFARGVPASVVPLSETTVDPEETFEEYSSGEYTNLAARHGDLFE; this comes from the coding sequence GTGACCGACCGAAGACGCTACGAGTTCGAAGGTTCGCGCCCGTCGATCGACGAGGACGCCCGCGTCAGCCGCGAGGCGACGCTCGTCGGCGACGTGACCGTCGAGGCCGACGCCAGCGTCTGGCCGGGGGTCGTCCTCCGCGGGGACGTCGCGCCCGTCCGGATCGGCCGCGGCGCTCACGTCGGCGACAACGCGACGCTGCACGCGTCCAGCGTCGGCGAGCGCGTCATGTGCGGCCACGGCGCCGTCCTCAACGACGCGGTCGTCGACGACGGCGCCCTGATCGGCTTCAACGCCACGCTCAACTCCGGGGTCAGCGTCGGCGAGCGGTGCATCGTCGCCTCGGGGACCGTCGTCCCCGACGGCTTCGAGATTCCGCCGGAGTCGTTCGCCAGAGGCGTTCCCGCGTCCGTCGTCCCCCTCTCGGAGACGACCGTCGACCCCGAGGAAACCTTCGAGGAGTACTCCTCCGGCGAGTACACGAACCTCGCGGCCCGCCACGGCGACCTCTTCGAGTGA
- a CDS encoding NAD(P)H-hydrate dehydratase, giving the protein MERLQRTLSGTEETTGADNGGVGVVGGSVDYPNQPALVCRAALRTGSDDARALVSETIHPIVAGHEPNALVSGYAGERFTAANVDRAREVAAAVDALVIGPGLADADPAAVREVVAAVDVPTVVDALAIDPVLDGEVDLSSAVLTPSGAEDDPIVDAYGSLEAFSTETGAAVALTGDVDVIVAGGERVRNETGTSALSVAGTGDTLTGIVASLLGQGMDRLEAAELGAWILGKAGELATADRGPGVVATDVVDRLPDAIR; this is encoded by the coding sequence ATGGAACGACTCCAGCGGACGCTCTCGGGCACCGAGGAGACGACGGGCGCGGACAACGGCGGCGTCGGCGTCGTCGGCGGGAGCGTCGACTACCCGAACCAGCCGGCGCTCGTCTGCCGGGCCGCGCTGCGGACCGGGTCGGACGACGCGCGGGCGCTCGTCTCCGAGACGATCCACCCGATCGTCGCGGGCCACGAGCCGAACGCGCTGGTCAGCGGCTACGCCGGCGAGCGGTTCACCGCCGCGAACGTCGACCGCGCCCGCGAGGTGGCCGCGGCGGTCGACGCGCTCGTGATCGGCCCCGGCCTCGCCGACGCCGACCCCGCCGCGGTCCGCGAGGTCGTCGCCGCCGTCGACGTGCCGACGGTCGTCGACGCGCTCGCGATCGACCCCGTCCTCGACGGCGAGGTCGACCTCTCCTCGGCCGTGCTCACCCCGAGCGGCGCCGAGGACGACCCGATCGTCGACGCCTACGGCTCGCTCGAAGCGTTCTCGACGGAGACGGGCGCGGCCGTCGCGCTCACGGGCGACGTCGACGTGATCGTCGCCGGCGGCGAGCGGGTGCGCAACGAGACCGGCACGTCGGCGCTCAGCGTCGCGGGCACCGGCGACACGCTGACGGGTATCGTCGCCTCGCTGCTCGGTCAGGGGATGGATCGACTGGAGGCGGCGGAACTCGGCGCGTGGATCCTCGGGAAGGCGGGCGAACTGGCGACGGCCGACCGCGGCCCGGGCGTCGTCGCGACCGACGTCGTCGACCGGCTTCCGGACGCGATCCGCTGA